Proteins encoded by one window of Aphidius gifuensis isolate YNYX2018 linkage group LG2, ASM1490517v1, whole genome shotgun sequence:
- the LOC122849420 gene encoding beta-alanine-activating enzyme-like — MEKDLPRAKKPRLDEKSKDLLLTSICNWENHDHVAIEYHHADKQMTLINYQKLYEAKNYIKEFLINYNPGEFIGINYEVPIFCVPALMLGINSAGHSFVCHDETIVKPFDNLLKINYLFSKKIPENREFIKDIIVHNEHVVLSRIKSYSKDIQQPTQTTNEKIQFAYAVATSGSTGDPVIVRVTHASIVTNIHDMKTILNVTKIDKILQLTPLTFDPSIIEIFIALSTGATLVTISNNLKNNSLQLLSIIENNKVTIIQSTPSLFLHRWPLEKLKNTLLSEKSNLKIILLGGEPFPNPKILFKFKHINNLTKIYNIYGITEVSCWASINEINHDSNPEYLGKILSETMFQVRNKNNQIVDDGEGVLFIGSNTRICLINNESIDDIKGVVFRDTGDIVKIDKLNNIYYKGRKNRCIKRFGNRVNLNVLDRHIAQLDFIENCCSIFFDNNHTLNLFISHKKSLVENNFKSIILNHLKALPSYYHPDNIDFVENFKLTRHGKICINSLINKKCLSSNDKLAISKDEIKTNVDKFKSIWNNLLGIGESSLRFLDVGGTSIIALQISTELSQSTDNEYPELIGKMLNNETFEQCSDYISQKNIIVNKNINNIDDKISNSSKNHLAIESIVDESFIESFNSHENTNCLWQKCKGKTIYHQQLKHDKNDIVDLNKLNNIALEKQFNLLKCVDASPTIFQYSNGNLFATVGSHSGLVITVNLINYSDEPWKIKFPDRIEASVLVYDNFTGIVGSYDGFIYCFNLKTGQIYWKFLTNDAVKCTAVFCNLRNNIFFGSYDHHAYCISLKSGKKVWKTKPGNGSISATPIIYKNSVLFGILDGSCVSLDKNTGNIIWKYKFEYPIFSSPAIVYENLTIFSDVTGTINCFNIDKGSKIWSMKIDGNIFSNLVTQFDSTTNTESIIISSKNKYIYKYKINDKTNNPILDFKINCDSSIISTPWVDDNFITTVSINGDVKILNFKNGQVLKTYSINADVYSSPVFYKNNIVIGSRDNNLWL; from the exons ATGGAAAAAG actTGCCACGTGCTAAGAAGCCTAGACTTGATGAAAAATCCAAGGACTTGTTGTTGACAAGCATTTGTAATTGGGAAAATCATGACCATGTGGCCATTGAATATCATCATGCTGATAAACAAATGActttaataaattaccaaaaactTTATGAagctaaaaattatattaaagaatttttaattaattataatcctGGGGAATTTATTGGAATTAATTATGAGGTTCCAATTTTTTGTGTTCCTGCTTTGATGCTTGg aattaattcaGCTGGACATTCATTTGTTTGTCATGATGAAACAATTGTCAAACCGTTTGATAACTtgctgaaaattaattatttattttctaaaaaaatacctGAAAATAGAGAATTTATTAAAGACATTATTGTTCACAATGAACACGTGGTTTTGTCTAGAATTAAATCATACAGCAAAGATATTCAACAACCCACACAAacgacaaatgaaaaaatacaatttgcaTATGCTGTGGCAACATCAGGATCAACTGGAGACCCAGTGATTGTCAGGGTAACTCATGCTTCCATTGTTACCAATATTCATGATATGAAAACCATTTTAAATGTcacaaaaatagataaaatattacagCTAACTCCTCTCACTTTTGACCCaagtattattgaaatatttattgctCTATCAACTGGTGCAACCCTCGTgacaatatcaaataatttaaaaaataatagtcttcaattattatcaattattgaaaataataaagtgactATTATTCAAAGTACACCATCACTTTTTTTGCATCGTTGGcctttggaaaaattaaaaaacacattACTCAgtgaaaaaagtaatttaaaaattattttacttggtGGTGAACCATTTCCAAatccaaaaatattatttaaatttaaacatattaataatttaacaaaaatttataatatttatggaaTAACTGAGGTTTCATGTTGGGCAAGTATCAATGAAATTAATCATGATTCAAATCCAGAATATTtaggaaaaattttaagtGAAACTATGTTTCaagttagaaataaaaataatcaaattgttgatgatggagAGGGTGTTCTTTTTATTGGAAGTAATACAAGAATTTgtctaattaataatgaaagtattgatgatattaaaggTGTTGTATTTAGAGATACTGGTGACAtagttaaaattgataaattaaataatatttattacaaaggAAGAAAAAATCGTTGTATAAAAAGATTTGGTAATAgagttaatttaaatgttctTGATCGTCATATAGCTCAGTtggattttattgaaaattgttgttcaatattttttgataataatcatacattaaatttattcatcagtcataaaaaatcattagttgaaaataattttaaatcaataatattgaatcatttaaAAGCACTACCATCATATTATCAtcctgataatattgattttgtagaaaattttaaactcacAAGACATggtaaaatttgtataaattcattgataaataaaaaatgtttatcttcaaatgataaattagcTATATCcaaagatgaaataaaaacaaatgtagATAAGTTTAAATCAATATGGAATAATTTATTAGGTATTGGGGAATCATCCTTGAGATTTCTAGATGTGGGTGGGACATCAATAATCGCCCTTCAAATATCAACTGAATTATCACAAAGTACTGACAATGAATATCCAGAATTAATTGGTAAAATGCTGAATAATGAAACGTTTGAACAATGTAGTGATTACattagtcaaaaaaatataattgtaaataaaaatataaataatattgatgataagatttctaattcatcaaaaaatcatttagCCATTGAATCGATagttgatgaatcatttattGAAAGTTTTAATAGTCATGAAAATACTAATTGTCTGTGGCAAAAGTGTAAaggaaaaacaatttatcatcaacaattaaaacatgataaaaatgatattgttgatttaaataaattaaacaatattgcacttgaaaaacaatttaatttgttaaaatgtGTTGATGCATCACcaacaatttttcaatactcTAATGGCAATTTATTTGCAACAGTTGGATCTCATTCGGGTCTTGTTATCACTgtcaatttgataaattattctgATGAACCCTGGAAGATAAAATTTCCTGATAGAATTGAAGCATCTGTTCTTGTTTATGATAATTTCACTGGAATTGTTGGTTCTTATGacggatttatttattgttttaatttaaaaactggacaaatttattggaaatttttaacaaatgatgCTGTTAAATGTACTGctgtattttgtaatttaagaaataatattttttttggttcttaTGATCATCATGCTTACTGCATTTCTTTAAAGAGTGGAAAAAAAGTCTGGAAAACAAAACCTGGTAATGGAAGTATATCAGCAACTcccataatttataaaaattcagtttTATTTGGAATATTAGATGGTTCATGTGTatcacttgataaaaatacagGAAATATAATTTGGAagtataaatttgaatatccAATATTTTCATCACCAGCAAtagtttatgaaaatttaacaatattcagTGATGTTACTGGAAccataaattgttttaatattgataaaggaTCAAAA ATTTGgtcaatgaaaattgatggaaatatattttccaatcTTGTTACGCAGTTTGATTCAACAACAAACACcgaaagtattattatttcaagtaaaaataaatatatttataaatataaaattaatgataaaacaaataatccaatacttgattttaaaattaattgtgattcatcaattatttctaCACCTTgggttgatgataattttataacaacaGTATCAATTAATGGTGatgtgaaaatattaaattttaaaaatggtcAAGTATTAAAAACATATTCAATCAATGCTGATGTTTACTCATCAcctgtattttataaaaataatattgtcattgGTTCtcgtgataataatttatggctt
- the LOC122849419 gene encoding protein PFC0760c-like, translated as MKFKDAVNYSLDCLKSNNYYDGDINLENETISWRAFTYGKTIYDFLIKIMNKMSEDNDNDWLLENQEVNQNCDVESMMENLFKTGEYLTIEAKNNQDKNTNTENNNAFVSFYNNNENNNNNCDGSNSSYDEERALEYLQLKKKESETVVVNSVVPSDLENFDNTQYNKDNKLPDNFFTKLTRDAEEIIVHHNSRSYNEKYDIEEFSPRPRSLNDSTENNEDSWTKLNGNCFVKIESDDVERALDWIEENKTDTEEDDDQKLKVDQNDKDPWMGAKGRCSLQLEPDDVDPLEWIEESETIENDYQQESFEIKSNHLINSKADDENNEDPWIKLRSRCWVQLNSDDVERALEWIEENKTDASEDDWQQESDTFKINSDGIMKLTVSENDEGAAWINSKRRCSLQLEPDDADPFECTKETIKNDYQKETDISFEIKSNNLKKLKVDQKNDDPWIKLGARCSVQIKSGDVERAHEWIGKKEKIKEDYEQQFTTPGKINSDDLIIGDLVYVKCLEHKFNNKKLGDELIRHWAREVKEKMKKNNKPFNPNIAWTNKFKKYYNITGDKSDLKVNYNSQVKTKNSESSYHSNDTHSNKNYSNEPDYSPCAINKKEDDIYLYYSDNFTDQYDDDDDYYSQNHYNKKIKKEKQDNFYRSLRQERSKKLSKIDHLENEIVQKDKDENIRGLIGVCILLKKNKKYF; from the exons ATGA aatttaaagatGCTGTTAATTATAGTCTTGAttgtttaaaatcaaataattattatgatggtgatataaatttagaaaatgaaaCAATATCATGGCGTGCATTCACGTATGGCAAaacaatttatgattttttaattaaaatcatgaaTAAAATGTCGGAAGATAATGACAATGATTGGTTATTGGAAAATCAAGAAGTCAATCAAAATTGTGATGTTGAATCAatgatggaaaatttatttaaaactggtGAATATTTAACTATTGAGgctaaaaataatcaagataaaaatactAACACTGAAAACAACAATGCTTTTGTTAGTTTTTataacaacaatgaaaataataataataattgtgatggTTCAAATTCAAGTTATGATGAAGAACGAGCACTTGAATAtttacagttgaaaaaaaaagaatctgaAACTGTTGTTGTTAATTCAGTTGTACCCAGTGACctagaaaattttgataacaCACAATacaataaagataataaattgccggacaatttttttaccaagcTTACAAGAGATGCTGAAGAAATAATTGTTCATCATAATTCAAGAtcttataatgaaaaatatgacatTGAAGAATTTTCTCCAAGACCTCGTTCTCTAAACGATTCCactgaaaataatgaagattCATGGACAAAATTGAATGgaaattgttttgttaaaattgaatcag ATGATGTTGAAAGAGCTCTTGATTggattgaagaaaataaaactgatacagaagaagatgatgatcaaaaattaaaagttgacCAGAATGATAAAGATCCATGGATGGGAGCAAAGGGACGTTGCTCTCTTCAACTTGAACcag ATGATGTTGATCCTCTTGAATGGATTGAAGAAAGTGAAACAATTGAGAATGATTATCAACAAGAgtcatttgaaattaaatctAATCATTTGATAAACTCAAAAGCTGACGATGAGAACAATGAAGATCCATGGATTAAATTGAGGTCACGTTGTTGGGTTCAACTCAACTCAg ATGATGTTGAAAGAGCCCTTGAATggattgaagaaaataaaactgatGCATCAGAAGATGATTGGCAACAAGAATCAgacacatttaaaattaattctgaTGGCATAATGAAACTTACAGTGAGCGAGAATGATGAAGGTGCAGCATGGATCAATTCTAAAAGACGTTGCTCTCTTCAACTTGAACcag ATGATGCTGATCCTTTTGAATGTACTaaagaaacaattaaaaatgattatcaaaaagaaacagatatatcatttgaaattaaatctaataatttGAAGAAGCTAAAAGTTGACCAAAAGAATGACGATCCATGGATCAAATTAGGAGCACGTTGTTCTGTTCAAATCAAATCAg gTGATGTTGAGAGAGCCCATGAATGGAttggaaaaaaagaaaaaattaaagaagatTATGAACAACAATTTACCACACCAGGTAAAATTAATTCTGATGATTTGATAATTGGGGACTTGGTATATGTTAAGTGTCTTGaacataaattcaataataaaaaacttgggGATGAATTAATACGACATTGGGCTCGTgaagttaaagaaaaaatgaaaaaaaataataaaccattTAATCCAAATATTGCTTGgactaataaatttaaaaaatattataatatcacCGGGGATAAATCAGATTTGAAAGTCAATTATAATTCACAAGTTAAAACGAAAAATTCTGAATCATCATATCATTCAAATGACActcattcaaataaaaattattcaaatgaacCAGATTATTCACCATGTgcgattaataaaaaagaagatgacATTTATCTTTATTACAGTGATAATTTTACTGAtcaatatgatgatgatgatgattattattctcaaaatcattataataaaaaaattaaaaaagaaaaacaagacAATTTTTACAGAAGTTTAAGACAAGAACgatctaaaaaattatcaaaa ATTGATCACTTAGAAAATGAAATAGTTCAGAAAGATAAAGATGAGAATATACGTGGGTTGATTGGCGTCTGTatattactgaaaaaaaataaaaaatatttttaa